From a region of the Drosophila virilis strain 15010-1051.87 chromosome 3, Dvir_AGI_RSII-ME, whole genome shotgun sequence genome:
- the LOC6623341 gene encoding protein roadkill, with the protein MGTPHVCFADELQQEHHNNNNNNAAGSTNKWLQELEQSTSISPTPRYERNMGFFQLLSRRFGLRSNDDLVHGACDDAAAGTTAAAAAAAAAQEEDAHSSSTDSYSSSLTASRGLAAARLELTSCASSETSSTIDIEEQQQQQQQQQNMGKRKSLSRTSFSRLQRRSTSSLRRAFESLALTSRSLSCSGPSPPTPPQPQQPPAPQPLKSALKSVSTVELHQRQQQQQYHRVASKSASSSSACSTSSASSASASTKSKVKPPPQRILRQPVSYTYLKGMSGLPTQRVPRSSVCCQYARR; encoded by the coding sequence ATGGGCACGCCACATGTCTGCTTTGCGGACGAACTGCAGCAGGaacaccacaacaacaacaacaacaatgcagcaGGCAGCACCAACAAATGGCtgcaggagctggagcagTCGACGAGCATTTCGCCAACGCCTCGCTACGAGCGCAACATGGGCTTCTTTCAGCTGCTGAGCCGTCGCTTTGGCCTGAGGTCAAACGATGACCTAGTTCATGGTGCATGCGATGACGCAGCTGCCggcacaacagcagcggcagcagcagcggcagctgcacaGGAAGAGGACGCGCACAGTTCATCGACCGACTCGTACTCATCGTCCCTGACGGCCAGCCGCGGATTGGCCGCTGCGCGTCTGGAGCTGACGTCGTGCGCCTCCAGCGAGACCAGCAGCACCATTGACAtcgaggagcagcagcagcagcagcagcaacaacaaaatatggGCAAGCGCAAATCGTTGAGCCGCACAAGCTTCTCACGACTGCAACGCCGGTCGACATCGTCGCTGCGGCGCGCCTTTGAGAGCCTTGCGCTAACATCACGTTCGCTGTCGTGCAGCGGCCCCTCCCCTCCGacgccgccgcagccgcagcagccgccggcGCCGCAGCCATTGAAGTCTGCTCTGAAATCGGTATCGACCGTTGAGCTGCaccagcgacagcagcagcagcagtatcACAGGGTGGCCTCCAAATCGGCGAGCAGCTCGAGCGCCTGCTCGACATCGTCCGCATcctccgcatccgcatccacGAAGAGCAAGGTAAAGCCGCCACCGCAGCGCATACTGCGTCAGCCCGTATCCTATACATATCTAAAGGGCATGTCCGGTCTGCCGACGCAGCGGGTGCCGCGCAGCTCGGTTTGCTGTCAGTACGCCAGACGCTAG